Proteins encoded by one window of Vigna radiata var. radiata cultivar VC1973A chromosome 5, Vradiata_ver6, whole genome shotgun sequence:
- the LOC106759669 gene encoding transcription termination factor MTEF1, chloroplastic isoform X2 — MLICVKNVLLVLGDVEKDFGFGVIKWRCPKQTIPPNSDTGFQKKLLYLESIGIDSFSLIENHPMLITTSLTDIKSTVEYITSMDFTATEFRRMVGMCPEILTTNVSDIIPVFTFLHDEVHVHCSDIKRVINRRPRLLVCSVSKRLRPTLYFLQSIGIEEVNKHTDLLSCSVEEKFMPRVDYFENIGFSRRDATLMFRRFPQLFCYSIKNNLEPKYSYFVVEMGRDLKELIEFPQYFSFSLENRIKPRHKKCVEMGLCFPLPVLLKTKEVKFQSRLEVFVNSSTPLKTSPLWCAGSDFYQV; from the coding sequence GTAATAAAGTGGAGATGTCCAAAGCAAACCATCCCTCCCAATTCTGATACTGGTTTCCAAAAGAAACTCCTCTATCTAGAATCCATTGGCATTGACTCTTTCTCACTTATTGAAAACCATCCAATGCTGATCACTACCTCTCTTACAGACATAAAATCGACTGTGGAATATATCACCTCGATGGATTTCACTGCAACCGAGTTCCGGCGTATGGTTGGCATGTGCCCGGAGATTCTGACCACCAATGTCTCTGACATCATACCGGTGTTCACCTTCCTTCATGACGAGGTACACGTGCATTGTTCAGACATTAAGCGGGTCATAAATCGGCGTCCGAGGTTGCTTGTGTGCAGTGTGAGTAAGCGACTTCGTCCTACCCTATACTTCCTCCAAAGTATTGGCATAGAAGAGGTAAACAAGCATACTGACTTGCTATCATGTAGTGTTGAAGAAAAGTTCATGCCAAGAGTAGATTACTTTGAGAATATTGGGTTTTCTCGGCGTGATGCAACTTTAATGTTTCGCAGATTTCCTCAGCTGTTTTGTtatagtattaaaaataatttggagCCTAAATACAGTTACTTTGTGGTAGAGATGGGGAGAGATTTGAAGGAGCTGATAGAATTTCCACAATATTTCTCATTTAGCCTTGAGAATAGAATTAAGCCTAGGCATAAAAAGTGTGTAGAAATGGGGCTGTGTTTTCCTCTCCCTGTCTTGTTAAAAACAAAGGAAGTGAAATTTCAAAGTAGATTGGAAGTATTTGTAAATTCTTCAACACCCTTGAAAACATCCCCTCTGTGGTGTGCTGGCTCTGATTTTTATCAAGTATAG